A single genomic interval of Arthrobacter globiformis harbors:
- a CDS encoding APC family permease has translation MTTPTLTRTLKLPSLVLFGLAYLTPLIVLAIFGLIAETTGGAAPSAYLVAMVAMLFTAHSYGRMAVAYPVAGSAYTYVRRSIDPRVGFLVGWAILLDYLFLPMVIWLIGASYLSAQFPGVPMWLWIVGFILITTVLNILGIKVADKANYVLMAFQLLVIVFFVVLAVGNVVSASGAGGLAGTEPFFNSTSSFATISAGAAIAAYSFLGFDAVTTLTEETVDPRRNVPRAIMLIALIGGGIFVAVSYVTQLVHPGGVFEDSASAASAIALQIGGQVFGAVFLAGLVVAQFASGLAAQASASRLIYAMGRDSVLPRAVFGRLSAKFHTPVVNLVVTGIVGLIAIFLDVATSTSFINFGAFTAFTLVNASVVFHYVRRRRAGEQLNAVSYVAVPAVGAIVCAYLLSQLDSNAITLGLSWLALGIVVLALITRGFRAAPPEMTTTEKATVEAAA, from the coding sequence GTGACAACACCAACCCTGACCCGCACGCTGAAGCTGCCCTCGCTGGTGCTGTTCGGCCTGGCGTACCTGACCCCGCTGATTGTCCTGGCCATCTTCGGCCTCATCGCCGAGACCACGGGCGGGGCGGCGCCGTCGGCCTACCTCGTGGCGATGGTGGCCATGCTGTTCACGGCGCACAGCTACGGCCGGATGGCGGTCGCGTACCCGGTGGCCGGTTCCGCCTACACGTACGTGCGCCGGTCCATCGATCCGCGGGTGGGCTTCCTGGTGGGCTGGGCCATCCTGCTGGACTACCTCTTCCTGCCCATGGTGATCTGGCTGATCGGCGCCTCCTACCTGAGCGCGCAGTTCCCGGGCGTGCCCATGTGGCTCTGGATTGTCGGCTTCATCCTCATCACCACGGTCCTGAACATCCTGGGCATCAAGGTGGCGGACAAGGCGAACTATGTGCTGATGGCGTTCCAGCTGCTGGTGATCGTGTTCTTCGTGGTGCTGGCCGTCGGCAACGTTGTGTCCGCCTCCGGCGCCGGCGGCCTGGCCGGCACGGAGCCGTTCTTCAACAGCACGTCCAGCTTCGCCACCATCTCCGCCGGCGCGGCCATCGCGGCGTACTCGTTCCTGGGGTTCGACGCCGTCACCACGCTCACGGAGGAAACCGTGGACCCGCGCCGAAACGTGCCGCGCGCCATCATGCTCATCGCGCTGATCGGTGGCGGCATCTTTGTGGCCGTCTCCTATGTCACGCAGCTGGTGCACCCGGGCGGTGTGTTCGAGGACTCGGCCTCCGCGGCCAGCGCCATCGCGCTGCAGATCGGCGGGCAGGTCTTCGGGGCGGTGTTTCTTGCCGGGCTGGTGGTGGCGCAGTTCGCCTCCGGCCTGGCCGCGCAGGCCAGCGCCTCCCGCCTGATCTACGCGATGGGCCGCGACTCGGTCCTGCCCAGGGCGGTCTTCGGCCGGCTCAGCGCGAAGTTCCACACCCCGGTGGTGAACCTCGTGGTCACCGGCATCGTCGGCCTGATCGCGATCTTCCTGGACGTGGCGACGTCGACGTCGTTCATCAACTTCGGTGCCTTCACCGCCTTCACGCTGGTCAACGCCTCCGTGGTGTTCCACTACGTGCGCCGCCGGCGTGCGGGGGAGCAGCTGAACGCCGTCTCCTACGTGGCGGTCCCCGCCGTGGGCGCCATCGTCTGCGCCTACCTGCTCTCCCAGCTGGACAGCAACGCCATTACGCTGGGACTGTCGTGGCTAGCGCTCGGCATCGTGGTCCTGGCGCTGATCACCCGGGGCTTCCGGGCAGCACCGCCGGAGATGACGACGACGGAGAAGGCCACCGTGGAGGCCGCCGCCTAG
- a CDS encoding carbon-nitrogen hydrolase family protein, with amino-acid sequence MQRILPLIAAQARPRLIGEAVSAFADEVTAALKTKPDSKLVVFPELHLFGDGSPDRQRTEALQDSAEPLDGPRVKELQQLAEDLGIWLVPGSVCERGPEGQLFNTQLVLSPEGELAGYYRKIFPWRPFEPYDPGDRFTTVDLAGIGRVGLNICYDAWYPEVSRQLAWMGAEVILNVVKTTTPDRRQELVLAKANAIVNQVFVVSVNCAGPTGQGKSIIVDPEGNTIAEAGDDAPVLLTADLDLAAVGHVRTHGTENLNRPWSQFRDGEAAVELPVYQGRINPLTWTPPSFNA; translated from the coding sequence ATGCAACGAATCCTTCCTCTCATTGCTGCCCAGGCCCGGCCACGGCTTATCGGCGAGGCCGTCTCGGCCTTCGCGGACGAGGTCACTGCAGCCTTGAAAACCAAGCCGGACAGCAAACTCGTGGTCTTCCCGGAGCTTCACCTCTTCGGCGACGGCAGTCCGGACCGGCAGCGCACCGAAGCCCTGCAGGATTCCGCCGAGCCGCTCGACGGACCCCGCGTCAAGGAACTGCAGCAGCTCGCCGAGGACCTGGGCATCTGGCTGGTCCCCGGCAGCGTCTGCGAGCGCGGCCCGGAGGGCCAGCTGTTCAACACCCAGCTGGTGCTGTCCCCGGAGGGGGAGCTGGCCGGCTACTACCGGAAGATCTTCCCGTGGCGCCCGTTCGAGCCCTATGATCCCGGCGACCGGTTCACCACCGTGGACCTGGCCGGCATCGGCAGGGTGGGTCTGAACATCTGCTACGACGCCTGGTATCCGGAGGTGTCCCGCCAGCTCGCGTGGATGGGCGCCGAGGTGATCCTCAACGTCGTCAAGACCACCACCCCGGACCGCCGGCAGGAGCTGGTGCTGGCCAAGGCGAACGCCATCGTGAACCAGGTGTTCGTGGTCAGCGTCAACTGCGCGGGCCCCACCGGCCAGGGCAAGAGCATCATCGTCGACCCCGAGGGCAACACCATCGCGGAAGCCGGGGACGACGCGCCGGTGCTGCTGACAGCGGACCTGGACCTGGCCGCCGTCGGGCACGTCCGCACGCACGGGACGGAGAACCTCAACCGGCCGTGGTCCCAGTTCCGGGACGGCGAGGCCGCCGTCGAACTGCCCGTCTACCAGGGCCGGATCAATCCGCTGACCTGGACGCCCCCGTCCTTCAATGCCTAA
- a CDS encoding phytase, with translation MTLKSRFAAVLTAAGLLAGLLVGLAAPVANAAVVPVSATVETAPVHGSGDAADDPAIWIHPTDPSRSTIIGTDKSTDGRGLVVYDLSGRELFYYPDGRMNNVDVRYNFPLGSSRVGLVGVTNRVRSLDFYRVNEADRSLTKVGSFAPTANIATPRGFSFYHSPDTGKYFAYVTDIGKVEQWELDGSTGSVTGRLVRSWTVSGPAHTEGLVADDEMKRIYIAQEDIGGIWRYGAEPGDSTVGTKVVSTTEVGGDIVQDIKGISIYYGSGGAGYLLAASQGSNRFHVYTRDDNRPLGAFNIPAGNGIDAVTGMDGIDVTNFGVGGPFPQGFFVTQDTANDTGRQNFKAVPWQSIAAAYAPALLVDAAYDPRKIGAGPGTPAPPDTTITSQPANPTTSTSAQFSFTSTSASATFACSLDSAAFVSCTSPASYTGLSTGAHTFQVRASDQNGVDPTPASFTWTVDTTPPGGDTTPPDTTITSGPAATTTSTTASFAFTSNEANSTFQCSLDGAARAACTSPQTYSGLAAGSHTFSVWATDAAGNTDATAATRTWSISTGGTGSTIVRESVSQATNTTAGTTLTIPKPANVVQGDLLVSCVALNGGTVGTTGAPAGWTRLAAVTTTANPKVYGYYKVATASEPASYAWTTTSTTSGGGIGRYSGASGLDTAATSATGAAASAGTVPAVTTTTANAMLVGCMSVNSSSVTLTSPAGMAQAVETGARRFELADGIQAAAGPSGTKRWTFSSAREWAGWLVALRPKTP, from the coding sequence ATGACACTCAAATCGAGGTTTGCTGCCGTGCTGACGGCGGCCGGACTGCTTGCCGGGCTACTTGTGGGGCTCGCCGCTCCGGTGGCGAATGCGGCGGTAGTGCCGGTGAGCGCAACGGTCGAGACTGCTCCGGTGCACGGGTCAGGGGATGCCGCGGATGACCCCGCCATCTGGATCCACCCCACTGACCCGTCGAGGAGCACCATCATCGGTACGGACAAGAGCACGGACGGGCGCGGTCTTGTTGTCTACGACCTGTCGGGACGGGAGTTGTTCTACTATCCGGATGGCCGGATGAACAACGTTGATGTCCGGTACAACTTCCCCCTCGGCAGCAGCCGCGTCGGACTGGTGGGCGTCACAAATCGAGTCCGGAGCCTGGACTTTTACAGGGTCAACGAGGCGGACCGCTCGCTGACGAAGGTCGGCAGCTTCGCGCCTACTGCCAACATCGCCACGCCCCGCGGGTTCTCGTTCTACCACTCCCCGGACACCGGCAAGTACTTCGCATACGTCACCGACATCGGCAAGGTCGAACAGTGGGAACTTGACGGCTCCACCGGATCAGTGACCGGCCGGCTCGTACGCAGTTGGACGGTGAGCGGCCCGGCCCACACCGAGGGCCTGGTGGCCGACGACGAGATGAAGCGGATCTACATTGCGCAGGAGGATATCGGCGGAATCTGGCGCTACGGCGCCGAGCCTGGGGACTCGACCGTCGGGACGAAAGTCGTCAGCACAACCGAGGTTGGCGGCGACATCGTCCAGGACATCAAGGGCATCAGCATCTACTACGGCAGCGGGGGCGCCGGTTACTTGCTGGCCGCAAGCCAGGGCTCCAACCGCTTCCACGTCTATACGCGCGACGACAACCGGCCGCTGGGAGCTTTCAACATCCCGGCCGGGAACGGGATCGATGCTGTCACCGGCATGGACGGGATAGATGTGACCAACTTCGGCGTCGGCGGGCCCTTCCCCCAAGGCTTCTTCGTCACCCAGGACACCGCCAACGACACCGGGAGGCAAAATTTCAAGGCGGTGCCGTGGCAGTCCATCGCTGCCGCCTACGCACCGGCTTTGCTCGTCGATGCGGCCTATGACCCGCGCAAGATCGGGGCCGGGCCCGGCACCCCCGCTCCGCCTGACACCACGATCACGAGCCAGCCGGCCAACCCGACGACCTCCACATCGGCGCAGTTCAGCTTTACCTCGACATCCGCCAGCGCCACCTTCGCGTGCTCGCTCGACTCGGCAGCATTCGTCAGCTGTACCAGTCCGGCGTCGTACACGGGACTGTCCACCGGCGCGCACACCTTCCAGGTTCGTGCCTCCGACCAGAACGGCGTTGACCCGACCCCCGCCAGCTTCACATGGACCGTGGACACGACGCCCCCGGGCGGGGACACCACGCCTCCGGACACGACCATCACGTCGGGACCGGCTGCGACGACGACGTCGACCACAGCCTCGTTCGCATTCACCTCAAACGAAGCCAATTCGACGTTCCAGTGCAGCCTGGACGGTGCGGCGCGCGCCGCCTGCACCTCGCCCCAGACCTACAGCGGGCTGGCGGCCGGATCCCACACATTTTCCGTCTGGGCCACCGACGCGGCCGGCAACACGGATGCGACAGCGGCGACGCGGACCTGGAGTATCAGCACCGGCGGCACGGGCAGCACCATCGTCCGGGAGTCGGTGAGCCAAGCCACGAACACGACGGCGGGCACCACGCTCACGATCCCCAAGCCGGCCAATGTGGTCCAAGGCGACCTGCTGGTCAGCTGCGTTGCCCTGAACGGCGGCACCGTCGGCACGACAGGTGCCCCGGCCGGTTGGACGCGGCTGGCGGCAGTGACTACCACCGCAAACCCGAAAGTCTACGGCTACTACAAGGTGGCCACCGCGTCCGAACCGGCGAGCTATGCCTGGACGACAACCTCGACGACGAGCGGAGGCGGCATCGGCAGGTACTCCGGAGCTTCGGGGCTGGACACCGCCGCCACATCCGCGACGGGCGCGGCAGCCTCCGCGGGTACCGTACCCGCGGTGACCACCACCACCGCGAACGCGATGCTCGTCGGCTGCATGAGCGTCAACTCCAGCTCGGTCACCCTCACTTCGCCGGCCGGGATGGCGCAGGCAGTCGAGACCGGCGCACGCCGCTTCGAGCTTGCCGACGGCATCCAGGCGGCCGCGGGACCAAGCGGGACGAAGAGGTGGACCTTCAGCTCCGCCCGGGAGTGGGCCGGCTGGCTGGTTGCGCTTCGGCCGAAGACCCCGTAA
- a CDS encoding diacylglycerol/lipid kinase family protein codes for MNPVRTFESIVIIFNPNSTGDAPKLAEKLRDRLAELLTYSPEIRLQPTSHAGHAVEMAREACISRRNVLVVSVSGDGGYNEVVNGVMQAGNPEAVCAVMAAGNANDHRRTIGTKPLEEAIAEGHVRHIDLLRIHNRQGPGTAAEYAHSYIGFGLTPVVAIDLEKGSKGALKEMFSVVRTFSKFKPFEIRQTDGKRRKFDSLVFANIAEMAKYATLSEADDKASDGKFEVIIFPHMSKWRVLLTALRATTQGLGDQPSVSSYEFTTLKPLPYQIDGEVKSVAARTAVKLESAPSALPILG; via the coding sequence TTGAATCCTGTACGAACTTTCGAATCGATAGTCATCATCTTCAACCCCAACAGCACCGGAGACGCGCCAAAACTTGCGGAAAAGCTCCGGGATCGCCTGGCTGAACTCCTCACCTACTCGCCCGAGATCAGGCTTCAGCCGACCAGTCACGCCGGGCACGCCGTGGAGATGGCCCGTGAGGCCTGCATCAGCAGGAGGAACGTGCTGGTTGTCTCTGTCAGCGGGGACGGGGGCTACAACGAAGTAGTCAACGGTGTGATGCAAGCCGGTAATCCCGAGGCCGTGTGTGCTGTCATGGCCGCAGGCAACGCCAACGACCACCGGCGGACCATAGGCACCAAACCGCTCGAAGAAGCCATCGCCGAGGGCCACGTACGGCACATCGACCTGCTGCGCATCCATAACCGCCAGGGACCCGGCACGGCGGCTGAATACGCCCACTCCTACATCGGCTTCGGGCTGACACCGGTGGTGGCGATCGACCTTGAAAAAGGAAGCAAGGGCGCCCTGAAGGAAATGTTCTCCGTGGTGCGCACATTTTCGAAGTTCAAGCCCTTCGAAATACGCCAGACGGATGGAAAGCGCCGAAAGTTCGACAGCCTCGTCTTCGCCAACATCGCCGAAATGGCCAAATACGCCACACTCAGCGAAGCAGATGACAAAGCTTCAGACGGAAAATTCGAAGTGATCATTTTCCCGCACATGTCCAAGTGGAGGGTGCTGCTGACAGCGCTGCGGGCCACTACCCAGGGTCTGGGGGACCAGCCCAGTGTCAGCAGCTACGAATTCACCACGCTCAAACCGCTTCCGTACCAGATCGACGGGGAAGTGAAGTCCGTGGCGGCAAGGACCGCCGTTAAGTTAGAGAGCGCTCCGTCCGCCCTGCCAATACTCGGGTAG
- a CDS encoding carbon-nitrogen hydrolase family protein — translation MRIALGQLESGTDIAANLAAIDRLAASAAGDGATLVAFPEYATYEKKTVDASFPAVAEPLDGPVCRELAATAARHSITLVAGVVEESDEEDRAYNTLVAFGPDGARLAVYRKIHLFDAQGFGESRFIKPGLSTDPVVFEAGGARFGLMTCYDLRFPELARSLADAGAQVLLVCSSWVPGTHKTEQWLALNAARAIENSVYVAGVCQAPPVSVGRSLLVDPMGYVEADLGIEPGVRVVEVSLGTVARVKEQFPMFRQRRLE, via the coding sequence GTGAGGATAGCCCTTGGGCAGCTGGAGTCCGGCACTGACATCGCCGCGAACCTGGCCGCGATCGACCGCCTCGCGGCGTCGGCCGCCGGTGACGGCGCCACGCTGGTCGCCTTCCCGGAGTACGCCACGTACGAGAAGAAGACCGTGGACGCCTCGTTCCCGGCGGTGGCCGAGCCGCTGGACGGGCCGGTCTGCCGGGAGCTCGCCGCCACTGCGGCCCGCCACAGCATCACGCTTGTGGCGGGTGTGGTGGAGGAATCCGATGAGGAGGACCGGGCCTACAACACCCTGGTGGCCTTCGGACCGGACGGTGCCCGGCTGGCCGTGTACCGGAAGATCCACCTGTTCGACGCGCAGGGCTTCGGGGAGTCGCGGTTCATCAAGCCGGGCCTGTCCACCGACCCCGTGGTGTTCGAGGCCGGGGGAGCGAGGTTCGGCCTCATGACCTGCTACGACCTGCGGTTCCCGGAGCTGGCCCGCTCCCTGGCCGACGCCGGCGCGCAGGTGCTGCTGGTCTGCTCGTCCTGGGTGCCGGGCACGCACAAGACGGAGCAGTGGCTAGCGCTCAACGCCGCCCGCGCCATCGAGAACAGCGTGTACGTCGCCGGCGTCTGCCAGGCCCCGCCGGTGTCGGTGGGCCGCAGCCTGCTGGTGGATCCGATGGGGTACGTTGAGGCCGACCTTGGGATCGAGCCTGGGGTGCGGGTGGTTGAGGTTTCGCTGGGGACGGTCGCGCGGGTGAAGGAGCAGTTCCCTATGTTCAGGCAGCGGCGGCTGGAGTAG
- a CDS encoding alpha/beta fold hydrolase → MSVPTEMRAKVITAGSLSSHVYSLAGPHTRSAGPVFVLLHGIGMSHRYYRRLQTLLAGHGDTHSIDLPGFGAAAKPDRQISVAEYAAVIAGTLETLGTGPVVVVGHSMGTQFATELAVLHPDLVSHVVLIGPVVDSARRSVLRQSLRLGLDSLMESPSGNAIVFTDYVRSGLRWYLTELPVMMSYDLEERLSQVLQPVLVARGSRDPVAPRSWCRKLSAIARHGRFVEIPGEPHIVQHGAAARMAADILALIHT, encoded by the coding sequence ATGAGTGTTCCGACGGAGATGAGGGCCAAGGTGATCACCGCCGGCTCGCTTTCCTCCCACGTGTATTCACTGGCCGGACCCCACACTAGATCCGCAGGCCCGGTCTTCGTACTGCTTCACGGCATCGGGATGTCCCACCGCTACTACCGCAGGCTTCAGACTCTGCTGGCCGGGCACGGAGACACCCACTCCATTGATCTGCCTGGGTTCGGCGCAGCAGCAAAGCCCGACCGGCAGATATCGGTCGCGGAATACGCGGCGGTCATCGCCGGCACGCTCGAGACCCTCGGAACCGGGCCGGTCGTCGTGGTTGGGCACTCGATGGGTACCCAGTTCGCCACGGAATTAGCCGTCCTGCACCCGGACCTGGTCTCACACGTCGTGCTGATTGGGCCTGTCGTGGACTCAGCACGCCGCAGCGTCCTGCGACAATCCCTGCGGCTGGGCCTGGATTCACTCATGGAAAGCCCCTCAGGCAATGCGATCGTCTTCACCGACTACGTTCGCTCCGGCCTGCGCTGGTACCTGACTGAACTCCCGGTGATGATGTCCTATGACCTCGAGGAACGTCTCAGCCAGGTCCTCCAGCCTGTCCTGGTGGCCCGCGGTTCACGCGACCCGGTCGCGCCGAGGTCCTGGTGCCGAAAACTTTCCGCTATTGCCCGGCACGGGCGGTTTGTCGAGATACCGGGCGAACCGCACATCGTTCAGCACGGGGCAGCGGCCCGGATGGCCGCAGACATACTCGCCCTCATCCACACCTAG
- a CDS encoding nitrilase-related carbon-nitrogen hydrolase, with protein sequence MATSTSFINFGAFTAFTLVNASVVFRYVRRRRAGEQLNAVFYIAVPAVGAIVCAYLLSQLDSNAITLGLSWLALGIVVLALITRGFRAAPPEMTTTEKATVERAAYGGGALGSVLDAQGMERTGVRIALGQLESGTDAGANLAAIDRFAATAPRWWPSRSTPRTGRRPWTPRSLRWPSRWTAPVCRQLSATAARHGITLVAGVVETAEEEARAYNTLVAFGPDGSRLAVYRKIHLFDAQGFGESRFIKPGLSTEPVVFEAGGARFGLMTCYDLRFPELARSLADAGAQVLLVCSSWVPGTHKTEQWLALNAARAIDNSVYVAGVCQAPPVSVGRSLLVDPMGYVEADLGLEPGVWSVEVSLGTVARVKEQFPMFRQRRLL encoded by the coding sequence GTGGCCACGTCGACGTCGTTCATCAACTTCGGTGCCTTCACCGCCTTCACGCTGGTCAACGCCTCCGTGGTGTTCCGCTACGTGCGCCGGCGCCGTGCGGGGGAGCAGCTGAATGCCGTTTTCTACATAGCGGTCCCGGCGGTGGGCGCCATCGTCTGCGCCTACCTGCTCTCCCAGCTGGACAGCAACGCCATTACGCTGGGACTGTCGTGGCTGGCGCTTGGCATCGTGGTGCTGGCGCTGATCACGCGGGGCTTCCGTGCCGCGCCGCCGGAGATGACGACGACGGAGAAGGCCACCGTCGAGCGCGCCGCCTACGGCGGAGGTGCTTTAGGTTCTGTACTGGATGCTCAAGGGATGGAAAGAACGGGCGTGAGGATAGCCCTCGGGCAGCTGGAGTCCGGCACGGACGCCGGGGCCAACCTGGCCGCCATCGACCGGTTCGCGGCGACGGCGCCGCGCTGGTGGCCTTCCCGGAGTACGCCACGTACGGGAAGAAGACCGTGGACGCCTCGTTCCCTGCGGTGGCCGAGCCGCTGGACGGCACCGGTCTGCCGGCAACTCTCCGCCACCGCCGCCCGCCACGGCATCACGCTGGTGGCGGGCGTGGTGGAAACGGCCGAGGAGGAGGCCCGGGCCTACAACACGCTGGTGGCCTTCGGACCTGACGGCTCCCGGCTGGCCGTGTACCGGAAGATCCACCTGTTCGACGCCCAGGGTTTCGGGGAGTCGCGGTTCATCAAGCCAGGTCTGTCCACCGAGCCTGTGGTGTTCGAGGCCGGGGGAGCGCGGTTCGGCCTGATGACCTGTTACGACCTGCGGTTCCCGGAACTGGCCCGCTCCCTGGCCGACGCCGGCGCGCAGGTGCTGCTGGTCTGTTCGTCGTGGGTGCCGGGCACGCACAAGACGGAGCAGTGGCTGGCTTTGAATGCCGCCCGGGCGATTGATAACAGCGTGTATGTGGCGGGCGTTTGCCAGGCCCCGCCGGTGTCGGTTGGACGAAGCCTGCTGGTGGACCCGATGGGGTACGTTGAAGCCGACCTCGGGCTGGAGCCCGGAGTGTGGTCGGTGGAGGTTTCGCTGGGGACGGTGGCGCGGGTGAAGGAGCAGTTCCCGATGTTCCGGCAGCGGCGGCTGCTGTAG
- a CDS encoding DUF4383 domain-containing protein: MTTASHPTHHHAMGLSLHNTAMALGAVFLLVGVLGFIPGITTNYGAMSFAGHDSGAMLLGVFQVSVLHNIVHLLFGVAGIAMARSDRMARNFLLGGGIVYVLLWIYGLVIDMEGAANFVPFNTADNWLHLILGVAMIGLGLWLGRDVMDRTTRRSATP; the protein is encoded by the coding sequence ATGACTACCGCTTCACACCCCACCCACCACCACGCTATGGGGTTGTCCCTTCACAACACCGCCATGGCTCTGGGTGCGGTATTTCTGCTTGTTGGTGTCCTCGGGTTCATCCCGGGCATCACCACCAACTACGGCGCCATGAGTTTTGCCGGGCATGACTCCGGTGCCATGCTGCTTGGCGTGTTCCAGGTGTCGGTGTTGCACAACATCGTCCATCTGCTGTTCGGTGTGGCCGGTATTGCAATGGCCCGGTCGGACCGGATGGCCCGGAACTTCCTGCTTGGCGGGGGCATCGTGTACGTGCTGCTGTGGATCTACGGCCTGGTCATCGACATGGAAGGGGCAGCAAACTTTGTCCCGTTCAACACCGCCGATAACTGGCTGCACCTGATCCTCGGCGTCGCCATGATCGGCCTGGGCCTGTGGCTCGGCCGGGATGTGATGGATAGGACTACGAGGCGAAGCGCCACTCCGTAG
- a CDS encoding TetR/AcrR family transcriptional regulator C-terminal domain-containing protein, which yields MSPFKTPRNGRSPGGKQPLSRELVLSAALELVDSEGLEALTMRRLGQQLGRDPMSLYRYAANRAALLDGVTELVLNELAISPDDKDWQTQLRRIAHDLRLLALRHPNVVPLLVTRPLSTPLGLRPLGTLRPLEQILSLLIDAGFRPEDALHVYRAYYGFLYGHILNELQEYVVDADENEALLRLGLHRLPAKEFPRLRALAPVLADYDGAAELDQGISILLSGLAAHLSQPETSQRT from the coding sequence ATGTCCCCTTTTAAGACTCCCCGGAACGGCCGATCACCCGGCGGCAAACAGCCGTTAAGCCGTGAACTGGTGCTGTCCGCCGCGTTGGAGCTCGTGGATTCCGAAGGACTAGAAGCCCTGACCATGCGGCGGCTCGGGCAGCAACTGGGCCGGGACCCGATGAGCCTCTACCGCTACGCGGCCAATCGTGCGGCGCTGCTGGACGGGGTGACTGAGCTTGTCCTGAACGAACTGGCGATCTCCCCTGACGACAAGGACTGGCAGACACAGCTGCGCCGCATCGCCCACGACCTGCGCCTCCTGGCACTCCGTCACCCCAATGTCGTGCCGTTGCTGGTCACCCGCCCGCTGTCCACGCCCCTTGGCCTGCGGCCATTAGGCACCCTGCGGCCGCTCGAGCAGATCCTGTCCCTGCTCATCGACGCCGGGTTCAGGCCCGAAGACGCGCTCCACGTCTATCGGGCCTACTACGGATTCCTCTACGGGCACATCCTGAATGAACTGCAGGAGTACGTCGTGGATGCGGACGAAAACGAAGCCCTGCTGCGGCTCGGCCTGCACCGGCTGCCGGCGAAAGAGTTTCCGCGGCTGCGCGCCCTTGCCCCCGTCCTCGCCGACTACGACGGCGCAGCCGAACTCGACCAGGGCATCAGCATCCTCCTCTCGGGCCTCGCCGCCCACCTCTCCCAACCAGAAACCTCCCAACGAACCTGA
- a CDS encoding FadR/GntR family transcriptional regulator — MTRQLEDAASASPASPSGASRTDASRIGAGALAGIDRRSAIDAVRLRIGMAISLGLLKPGERLPDQEDVALGLSVSPITARRALASLADQGVVVRRRGRAGGTFVADEPPRQVLAELTASPAESHAVNRLVDRRLLFECAVTHYAAVNATAEQLDELERLTRDMADSTDWSGYHQADEQFHQLVGSASGLGTAVDVYHETLAELYAYFIPYPIELLHKSNCDHIDLVAALRAGDVAAAVEISRKHVDILHRTMFMGLADSGAAAG; from the coding sequence ATGACCCGTCAGTTGGAGGACGCTGCCAGCGCCTCCCCCGCGTCTCCCAGTGGCGCCTCGCGCACCGATGCTTCCCGCATCGGCGCCGGGGCGCTGGCCGGCATCGACCGCCGGAGCGCCATCGACGCCGTGCGGCTGCGCATCGGCATGGCGATTTCGCTGGGGCTGCTGAAACCCGGCGAGCGCCTGCCCGACCAGGAGGACGTGGCGCTGGGTCTGTCCGTCAGTCCCATCACGGCTCGCCGTGCACTGGCGAGCCTCGCGGACCAGGGCGTGGTGGTGCGCCGCCGCGGCCGGGCAGGCGGGACATTCGTGGCGGACGAGCCTCCGCGTCAGGTGCTGGCCGAACTGACGGCTTCGCCGGCCGAGTCCCACGCAGTGAACCGGCTAGTGGACCGGCGGCTGCTCTTCGAATGCGCGGTGACGCACTACGCGGCCGTCAACGCAACGGCCGAACAGCTGGACGAACTCGAGCGGCTGACCCGGGACATGGCTGACTCCACGGACTGGTCCGGCTACCACCAAGCTGACGAGCAGTTCCACCAGCTGGTGGGCTCCGCGTCAGGGCTGGGCACCGCCGTCGACGTTTATCACGAGACGCTGGCCGAGCTGTACGCCTACTTCATCCCCTACCCCATCGAGCTGCTGCACAAATCCAACTGCGACCACATCGATCTGGTGGCGGCGCTGCGCGCCGGGGACGTTGCGGCCGCCGTCGAGATCTCACGCAAGCATGTGGACATCCTGCACCGGACCATGTTCATGGGCCTGGCCGACAGCGGCGCTGCCGCCGGCTGA